One window from the genome of Bdellovibrio sp. NC01 encodes:
- a CDS encoding sigma-54 dependent transcriptional regulator — MSTMSGNTSGESRELILIVDDELRIRDSLSLALHTFGYRTIVASNIAQALDAIRRTNVDLLLTDLNLAGESGLELVQQVKKEDPTVSIVMMTAFGSIETAVNAMKDGAEDYLLKPIELGTLEILVNKILEKRHLRKENQRLSAENRALKENLDVRYHLASMLGASPQVQELQKSIKLYLKVRTPVLILGEPGSQLSEIAQILHYNSPWSSNSLIQFNCSMVPGEFHEPQLFGNEERMEVGVRIRGTPGLVEKAHFGSLILSDIDHIEKRCQGMLSRVFNQKKTQRSGGTHFYEADVRIIGTAHEKEIEMRVSKNKFRWDLWEFMSDNVIVVPPLRTRKEDLPILVLAEAKRLGNFYGKQIQSVHPQVIEELSKRSFPGNYRELEALIETAVLSSQQPVLAWSDFKSATEN, encoded by the coding sequence ATGAGCACAATGTCAGGAAATACTTCAGGCGAAAGTCGAGAGTTAATTTTGATCGTCGATGATGAACTTCGCATTCGCGACAGTTTAAGTTTGGCGCTTCATACTTTTGGTTACAGGACTATCGTGGCCTCAAATATTGCCCAAGCCCTGGATGCGATTCGCAGAACCAATGTTGATTTATTGCTCACGGATCTGAACTTGGCTGGCGAAAGTGGTCTTGAATTAGTTCAACAAGTAAAAAAAGAAGATCCAACTGTCTCGATAGTGATGATGACCGCCTTTGGTAGTATTGAAACAGCAGTCAATGCGATGAAAGATGGCGCTGAAGATTACCTTTTGAAGCCTATTGAACTGGGCACTTTGGAAATCCTTGTAAATAAGATTTTAGAAAAGCGCCATCTGCGCAAAGAAAATCAAAGATTGAGTGCCGAGAATCGTGCGTTGAAAGAAAACCTCGACGTTCGCTATCATTTGGCCAGCATGTTAGGGGCAAGTCCTCAGGTTCAAGAGTTACAAAAAAGTATTAAGCTCTATCTGAAGGTTCGTACACCCGTCCTCATATTAGGTGAACCCGGCAGTCAATTAAGTGAGATTGCTCAGATTCTTCACTACAACAGTCCGTGGAGTTCAAACAGCCTTATTCAATTTAATTGCTCAATGGTGCCAGGTGAATTCCACGAACCACAACTTTTTGGCAATGAAGAGCGCATGGAAGTAGGCGTGCGCATTCGCGGCACCCCAGGTCTTGTTGAAAAAGCTCACTTTGGAAGTTTGATTCTTTCTGACATCGATCATATCGAAAAACGCTGCCAAGGGATGCTCTCGCGCGTCTTTAATCAAAAGAAAACTCAGCGCTCTGGCGGTACTCATTTTTATGAAGCCGATGTGCGCATTATTGGAACAGCTCACGAAAAAGAAATTGAAATGCGCGTGAGTAAAAATAAATTCCGCTGGGATTTGTGGGAGTTCATGAGCGATAACGTGATTGTGGTACCTCCCCTACGCACTCGCAAAGAAGATTTACCGATCTTGGTATTGGCGGAAGCCAAACGCCTTGGCAATTTTTATGGCAAACAAATTCAAAGTGTTCATCCCCAAGTGATCGAAGAACTTTCGAAACGTTCTTTCCCAGGAAATTATCGTGAATTAGAAGCTTTGATTGAAACTGCTGTCTTAAGCAGTCAACAGCCGGTTCTTGCATGGAGTGACTTTAAATCAGCCACTGAAAACTAA